One genomic region from Rosa rugosa chromosome 1, drRosRugo1.1, whole genome shotgun sequence encodes:
- the LOC133706500 gene encoding nuclear transcription factor Y subunit B-1-like, translating into MSGKRKQTSPVGSPLSGGNVSDGGSKEQDRFLPIANVSRIMKKSLPANAKISKEAKETVQECVSEFISFITGEASDKCQREKRKTINGDDLLWAMTTLGFENYVGPLKGYLNKYRETEGEKNSMTRGQEDHNHSSNDGHHINNNNQVHNGTNGINTVGMNKVDFFNINGGFYSLGGQQMSAPKGFGESGRVIGYGDQNLVAYGDGNANHLHNGIGW; encoded by the coding sequence ATGAgtggaaaaagaaaacaaaccagCCCAGTCGGAAGCCCTTTGTCCGGTGGGAATGTATCCGATGGTGGTTCCAAAGAGCAAGACAGGTTCCTTCCCATTGCTAATGTGAGCCGGATCATGAAGAAGTCCCTCCCTGCAAATGCCAAGATTTCAAAGGAAGCCAAGGAAACCGTCCAAGAATGCGTCTCTGAGTTCATAAGCTTCATCACCGGGGAAGCTTCGGACAAGTGCCAGCGAGAGAAGAGGAAGACTATCAATGGCGATGATCTTCTTTGGGCCATGACAACCCTTGGTTTTGAGAATTATGTTGGACCCTTGAAGGGCTATCTCAACAAGTATAGGGAGACCGAGGGAGAGAAGAACTCCATGACTAGAGGACAAGAAGATCACAACCACTCATCTAATGATGGTCATCacatcaacaacaacaaccaagtCCATAATGGTACTAATGGGATCAACACAGTAGGAATGAATAAGGTGGATTTTTTCAATATTAATGGTGGGTTTTATTCACTTGGGGGGCAACAGATGAGTGCTCCAAAAGGGTTTGGAGAGAGTGGAAGGGTTATTGGTTATGGAGATCAGAATCTGGTGGCTTATGGGGATGGAAATGCAAATCATCTTCACAATGGGATAGGATGGTAA